The Cricetulus griseus strain 17A/GY chromosome 9, alternate assembly CriGri-PICRH-1.0, whole genome shotgun sequence genome has a segment encoding these proteins:
- the Ppp1r13l gene encoding relA-associated inhibitor isoform X2, giving the protein MDSEAFQNARDLLDLNFQSLAMKHMDLKQMELDTAAAKVDELTKQLESLWSDSPAPPGPQAGAPPRMSRYSTSPVPEHFGSRGSPQKTSADGTEARFGRSESAPSLHPYSPLSPKGRPSSPRAPIYLQPDAYGSLERAPSPRPRAFDGAGSPHGRAPSPRPGTGSMRQPGPPTPFDYLGRAGSPRGSPLAEGPQAFFPERGPSPRPPAAAYDAPAAAFGGPLLGAGGSAFAPPLRAQDDLTLRRRPPKAWNESDLDVAYEKKSSQTASYERLDVFSRPASPGLQLLPWRESSLDGLGGSGKDITSATLPRNYKVSPLAAADRRSDVGSYRRSVGSAGPSGTLPRSWQPVSRIPMPPASPQPRNALRHRPIPLSMIFKLQNAFWEHGASRAVLPGSPIFSRAPPPKLPPQQPPQPPPQPQPQMPPQPQPQPQPQTPAPQQTWSPLSEGLLKPPAELEPEPELEGLLAPVLEAGDPDEGAAVTRPLSPTRLQPALPPEAQTVPELEEVARVLAEIPRPLKRRGSMEQSPAAALPPTHKKQYQLIINRLFHRHGGPGPGGPEPELSTITEGSEARAGPPAPAPPAPIPPPAPPQSSVPEQPQSMEMRSVLRKVGSPRKARRARLNPLVLLLDAALTGELDVVQQAVKEMNDPSQPNEEGITALHNAICGANYPIVDFLIAAGANVNSPDSHGWTPLHCAASCNDTAICTALVQHGAAIFATTLSDGATAIEKCDPYREGYADCATYLADVEQSMGLMHSGIVYALWDYSAEFGDELSFREGESVTVLRRDGPEETDWWWAALHGQEGYVPRNYFGLFPRVKSQRSKI; this is encoded by the exons ATGGACAGCGAAGCATTCCAGAATGCCAGGGATCTTCTGGATCTGAACTTCCAGT CGCTGGCCATGAAGCACATGGACCTGAAACAGATGGAGTTGGATACCGCGGCCGCCAAAGTGGACGAACTGACCAAGCAGTTAGAGTCCTTGTGGTCAGACTCGCCAGCGCCTCCCGGCCCACAGGCTGGAGCCCCCCCTAGG ATGTCCCGGTACAGCACCAGCCCTGTCCCGGAGCATTTTGGCAGCAGGGGGTCCCCACAGAAGACATCCGCTGACGGCACCGAGGCCCGTTTTGGACGCTCGGAGAGCGCCCCGTCCCTGCACCCCTACAGCCCTCTGTCCCCCAAAGGCCGGCCGTCCTCGCCGCGCGCGCCCATCTACCTGCAGCCCGATGCCTACGGCAGCCTGGAGCGCGCGCCCTCGCCCAGACCGCGCGCCTTCGACGGGGCGGGCAGTCCTCATGGCCGGGCGCCGTCCCCACGGCCGGGGACCGGCTCCATGCGCCAGCCGGGACCCCCGACGCCCTTCGACTACCTGGGCCGTGCGGGGTCCCCCCGGGGCAGCCCTCTAGCCGAGGGTCCCCAAGCCTTCTTCCCGGAACGCGGACCTTCTCCGCGTCCCCCCGCTGCAGCCTACGACGCACCGGCGGCCGCGTTCGGGGGCCCCCTGCTGGGCGCGGGTGGCAGCGCCTTCGCCCCGCCGCTGCGCGCACAAG ACGACCTGACGCTGCGCCGGAGGCCCCCCAAAGCCTGGAACGAGTCTGACTTGGACGTAGCTTACGAGAAAAAGTCTTCACAGACAGCAAGCTACGAGC GCCTGGATGTCTTCTCGCGGCCTGCCTCGCCCGGCCTGCAGCTTTTGCCCTGGAGAGAGAGCAGCCTGGATGGGCTGGGGGGCAGTGGCAAG GACATCACCAGCGCCACATTGCCGCGCAACTACAAGGTGTCCCCTCTGGCCGCCGCCGACAGGCGTTCCGACGTGGGCAGTTACCGGCGCTCTGTGGGCTCGGCAGGGCCCTCGGGCACTCTGCCCCGCAGCTGGCAGCCCGTCAGCCGCATCCCCATGCCCCCCGCCAGTCCCCAGCCCCGCAACGCCCTGCGCCACCGCCCCATACCCCTCAGCATGATCTTCAAGCTCCAGAACGCCTTCTGGGAACACGGAGCCAGCAGGGCTGTGCTCCCGGGATCCCCCATCTTCTCCCGAGCACCCCCACCTAAGCTGCCTCCCCAGCAGCCACCCCAGCCACCCCCCCAGCCCCAACCTCAGATGcccccccagccccagccccagccccagcctcagaCTCCAGCACCTCAACAGACTTGGTCTCCCTTGAGTGAAG GCCTCCTCAAGCCCCCTGCCGAGCTGGAGCCAGAGCCGGAGCTAGAGGGGCTACTGGCTCCCGTGCTGGAGGCTGGGGACCCCGATGAAGGCGCCGCCGTCACTCGGCCTCTCAGCCCGACCAGGCTGCAGCCAGCGCTGCCCCCCGAAGCCCAGACGGTGCCCGAGCTGGAGGAGGTGGCCCGAGTGCTGGCAGAGATACCCCGGCCCCTCAAACGCAGAGGCTCCATGGAGCAGAGCCCCGCCGCggccctgccccccacccacaAGAAACAGTACCAGCTGATCATCAATAGACTTTTCCATCGGCATGGCGGCCCGGGGCCTGGAGGGCCCGAGCCAGAGCTGTCCACCATCACAGAGGGATCTGAAGCCAGGGCAGggccccccgcccccgccccaccagctcccatcccacccccagccccaccccagagCAGTGTTCCCGAGCAGCCACAGAGCATG GAAATGCGTTCGGTACTGCGCAAAGTGGGGTCCCCGCGCAAGGCCCGGCGTGCGCGCCTCAACCCCCTGGTGCTGCTGTTGGACGCAGCACTGACTGGCGAGCTGGACGTGGTACAGCAGGCGGTGAAGGAG ATGAATGACCCAAGCCAGCCCAATGAGGAGGGCATCACCGCTCTGCACAATGCCATCTGTGGCGCCAACTACCCCATCGTGGACTTCCTCATCGCCGCGGGCGCCAATGTCAACTCCCCTGACAGCCACGGCTG gACACCACTGCATTGCGCGGCTTCCTGCAACGACACAGCCATCTGCACCGCACTGGTGCAGCACGGTGCGGCCATCTTTGCCACCACACTCAGCGACGGGGCCACTGCCATTGAAAAGTGCGACCCTTACCGAGAGGGCTATGCGGACTGTGCCACCTATCTGGCAG ACGTGGAGCAAAGCATGGGGCTGATGCACAGTGGGATTGTGTATGCGCTCTGGGACTACAGTGCGGAATTCGGGGATGAGCTGTCCTTCCGGGAGGGCGAGTCCGTCACCGTGCTTCGGAGGGACGGGCCAGAGGAGACCGACTGGTGGTGGGCCGCACTACATGGCCAGGAGGGCTATGTCCCGCGCAACTACTTTGGG CTCTTCCCCAGAGTGAAATCTCAGAGGAGCAAGATCTAG
- the Ppp1r13l gene encoding relA-associated inhibitor isoform X3, with translation MSRYSTSPVPEHFGSRGSPQKTSADGTEARFGRSESAPSLHPYSPLSPKGRPSSPRAPIYLQPDAYGSLERAPSPRPRAFDGAGSPHGRAPSPRPGTGSMRQPGPPTPFDYLGRAGSPRGSPLAEGPQAFFPERGPSPRPPAAAYDAPAAAFGGPLLGAGGSAFAPPLRAQDDLTLRRRPPKAWNESDLDVAYEKKSSQTASYERLDVFSRPASPGLQLLPWRESSLDGLGGSGKDITSATLPRNYKVSPLAAADRRSDVGSYRRSVGSAGPSGTLPRSWQPVSRIPMPPASPQPRNALRHRPIPLSMIFKLQNAFWEHGASRAVLPGSPIFSRAPPPKLPPQQPPQPPPQPQPQMPPQPQPQPQPQTPAPQQTWSPLSEGLLKPPAELEPEPELEGLLAPVLEAGDPDEGAAVTRPLSPTRLQPALPPEAQTVPELEEVARVLAEIPRPLKRRGSMEQSPAAALPPTHKKQYQLIINRLFHRHGGPGPGGPEPELSTITEGSEARAGPPAPAPPAPIPPPAPPQSSVPEQPQSMEMRSVLRKVGSPRKARRARLNPLVLLLDAALTGELDVVQQAVKEMNDPSQPNEEGITALHNAICGANYPIVDFLIAAGANVNSPDSHGWTPLHCAASCNDTAICTALVQHGAAIFATTLSDGATAIEKCDPYREGYADCATYLADVEQSMGLMHSGIVYALWDYSAEFGDELSFREGESVTVLRRDGPEETDWWWAALHGQEGYVPRNYFGLFPRVKSQRSKI, from the exons ATGTCCCGGTACAGCACCAGCCCTGTCCCGGAGCATTTTGGCAGCAGGGGGTCCCCACAGAAGACATCCGCTGACGGCACCGAGGCCCGTTTTGGACGCTCGGAGAGCGCCCCGTCCCTGCACCCCTACAGCCCTCTGTCCCCCAAAGGCCGGCCGTCCTCGCCGCGCGCGCCCATCTACCTGCAGCCCGATGCCTACGGCAGCCTGGAGCGCGCGCCCTCGCCCAGACCGCGCGCCTTCGACGGGGCGGGCAGTCCTCATGGCCGGGCGCCGTCCCCACGGCCGGGGACCGGCTCCATGCGCCAGCCGGGACCCCCGACGCCCTTCGACTACCTGGGCCGTGCGGGGTCCCCCCGGGGCAGCCCTCTAGCCGAGGGTCCCCAAGCCTTCTTCCCGGAACGCGGACCTTCTCCGCGTCCCCCCGCTGCAGCCTACGACGCACCGGCGGCCGCGTTCGGGGGCCCCCTGCTGGGCGCGGGTGGCAGCGCCTTCGCCCCGCCGCTGCGCGCACAAG ACGACCTGACGCTGCGCCGGAGGCCCCCCAAAGCCTGGAACGAGTCTGACTTGGACGTAGCTTACGAGAAAAAGTCTTCACAGACAGCAAGCTACGAGC GCCTGGATGTCTTCTCGCGGCCTGCCTCGCCCGGCCTGCAGCTTTTGCCCTGGAGAGAGAGCAGCCTGGATGGGCTGGGGGGCAGTGGCAAG GACATCACCAGCGCCACATTGCCGCGCAACTACAAGGTGTCCCCTCTGGCCGCCGCCGACAGGCGTTCCGACGTGGGCAGTTACCGGCGCTCTGTGGGCTCGGCAGGGCCCTCGGGCACTCTGCCCCGCAGCTGGCAGCCCGTCAGCCGCATCCCCATGCCCCCCGCCAGTCCCCAGCCCCGCAACGCCCTGCGCCACCGCCCCATACCCCTCAGCATGATCTTCAAGCTCCAGAACGCCTTCTGGGAACACGGAGCCAGCAGGGCTGTGCTCCCGGGATCCCCCATCTTCTCCCGAGCACCCCCACCTAAGCTGCCTCCCCAGCAGCCACCCCAGCCACCCCCCCAGCCCCAACCTCAGATGcccccccagccccagccccagccccagcctcagaCTCCAGCACCTCAACAGACTTGGTCTCCCTTGAGTGAAG GCCTCCTCAAGCCCCCTGCCGAGCTGGAGCCAGAGCCGGAGCTAGAGGGGCTACTGGCTCCCGTGCTGGAGGCTGGGGACCCCGATGAAGGCGCCGCCGTCACTCGGCCTCTCAGCCCGACCAGGCTGCAGCCAGCGCTGCCCCCCGAAGCCCAGACGGTGCCCGAGCTGGAGGAGGTGGCCCGAGTGCTGGCAGAGATACCCCGGCCCCTCAAACGCAGAGGCTCCATGGAGCAGAGCCCCGCCGCggccctgccccccacccacaAGAAACAGTACCAGCTGATCATCAATAGACTTTTCCATCGGCATGGCGGCCCGGGGCCTGGAGGGCCCGAGCCAGAGCTGTCCACCATCACAGAGGGATCTGAAGCCAGGGCAGggccccccgcccccgccccaccagctcccatcccacccccagccccaccccagagCAGTGTTCCCGAGCAGCCACAGAGCATG GAAATGCGTTCGGTACTGCGCAAAGTGGGGTCCCCGCGCAAGGCCCGGCGTGCGCGCCTCAACCCCCTGGTGCTGCTGTTGGACGCAGCACTGACTGGCGAGCTGGACGTGGTACAGCAGGCGGTGAAGGAG ATGAATGACCCAAGCCAGCCCAATGAGGAGGGCATCACCGCTCTGCACAATGCCATCTGTGGCGCCAACTACCCCATCGTGGACTTCCTCATCGCCGCGGGCGCCAATGTCAACTCCCCTGACAGCCACGGCTG gACACCACTGCATTGCGCGGCTTCCTGCAACGACACAGCCATCTGCACCGCACTGGTGCAGCACGGTGCGGCCATCTTTGCCACCACACTCAGCGACGGGGCCACTGCCATTGAAAAGTGCGACCCTTACCGAGAGGGCTATGCGGACTGTGCCACCTATCTGGCAG ACGTGGAGCAAAGCATGGGGCTGATGCACAGTGGGATTGTGTATGCGCTCTGGGACTACAGTGCGGAATTCGGGGATGAGCTGTCCTTCCGGGAGGGCGAGTCCGTCACCGTGCTTCGGAGGGACGGGCCAGAGGAGACCGACTGGTGGTGGGCCGCACTACATGGCCAGGAGGGCTATGTCCCGCGCAACTACTTTGGG CTCTTCCCCAGAGTGAAATCTCAGAGGAGCAAGATCTAG